A region of Arabidopsis thaliana chromosome 5, partial sequence DNA encodes the following proteins:
- the ACA8 gene encoding autoinhibited Ca2+ -ATPase, isoform 8 (''autoinhibited Ca2+ -ATPase, isoform 8'' (ACA8); FUNCTIONS IN: protein self-association, calcium-transporting ATPase activity, calmodulin binding; INVOLVED IN: response to nematode; LOCATED IN: plasma membrane, membrane; EXPRESSED IN: 26 plant structures; EXPRESSED DURING: 13 growth stages; CONTAINS InterPro DOMAIN/s: ATPase, P-type, ATPase-associated domain (InterPro:IPR008250), ATPase, P-type, calcium-transporting, PMCA-type (InterPro:IPR006408), ATPase, P-type, H+ transporting proton pump (InterPro:IPR000695), ATPase, P-type cation-transporter, N-terminal (InterPro:IPR004014), Haloacid dehalogenase-like hydrolase (InterPro:IPR005834), ATPase, P-type, K/Mg/Cd/Cu/Zn/Na/Ca/Na/H-transporter (InterPro:IPR001757), ATPase, P-type phosphorylation site (InterPro:IPR018303), ATPase, P-type cation-transporter, C-terminal (InterPro:IPR006068); BEST Arabidopsis thaliana protein match is: autoinhibited Ca(2+)-ATPase 10 (TAIR:AT4G29900.1); Has 45378 Blast hits to 34457 proteins in 3207 species: Archae - 868; Bacteria - 31014; Metazoa - 4020; Fungi - 2704; Plants - 2112; Viruses - 3; Other Eukaryotes - 4657 (source: NCBI BLink).), with protein sequence MTSLLKSSPGRRRGGDVESGKSEHADSDSDTFYIPSKNASIERLQQWRKAALVLNASRRFRYTLDLKKEQETREMRQKIRSHAHALLAANRFMDMGRESGVEKTTGPATPAGDFGITPEQLVIMSKDHNSGALEQYGGTQGLANLLKTNPEKGISGDDDDLLKRKTIYGSNTYPRKKGKGFLRFLWDACHDLTLIILMVAAVASLALGIKTEGIKEGWYDGGSIAFAVILVIVVTAVSDYKQSLQFQNLNDEKRNIHLEVLRGGRRVEISIYDIVVGDVIPLNIGNQVPADGVLISGHSLALDESSMTGESKIVNKDANKDPFLMSGCKVADGNGSMLVTGVGVNTEWGLLMASISEDNGEETPLQVRLNGVATFIGSIGLAVAAAVLVILLTRYFTGHTKDNNGGPQFVKGKTKVGHVIDDVVKVLTVAVTIVVVAVPEGLPLAVTLTLAYSMRKMMADKALVRRLSACETMGSATTICSDKTGTLTLNQMTVVESYAGGKKTDTEQLPATITSLVVEGISQNTTGSIFVPEGGGDLEYSGSPTEKAILGWGVKLGMNFETARSQSSILHAFPFNSEKKRGGVAVKTADGEVHVHWKGASEIVLASCRSYIDEDGNVAPMTDDKASFFKNGINDMAGRTLRCVALAFRTYEAEKVPTGEELSKWVLPEDDLILLAIVGIKDPCRPGVKDSVVLCQNAGVKVRMVTGDNVQTARAIALECGILSSDADLSEPTLIEGKSFREMTDAERDKISDKISVMGRSSPNDKLLLVQSLRRQGHVVAVTGDGTNDAPALHEADIGLAMGIAGTEVAKESSDIIILDDNFASVVKVVRWGRSVYANIQKFIQFQLTVNVAALVINVVAAISSGDVPLTAVQLLWVNLIMDTLGALALATEPPTDHLMGRPPVGRKEPLITNIMWRNLLIQAIYQVSVLLTLNFRGISILGLEHEVHEHATRVKNTIIFNAFVLCQAFNEFNARKPDEKNIFKGVIKNRLFMGIIVITLVLQVIIVEFLGKFASTTKLNWKQWLICVGIGVISWPLALVGKFIPVPAAPISNKLKVLKFWGKKKNSSGEGSL encoded by the exons ATGACGAGTCTCTTGAAGTCATCGCCTGGACGACGCCGTGGAGGCGATGTGGAGTCTGGGAAGAGTGAACACGCAGACTCTGATAGCGACACTTTCTACATCCCATCGAAGAATGCTTCTATTGAGCGGCTTCAACAGTGGAGA AAAGCTGCACTGGTTCTCAATGCGTCCCGGAGATTCCGGTACACCTTGGACTTGAAGAAGGAGCAAGAAACGAGGGAAATGAGACAGAAGATCAGAAGTCATGCTCATGCTCTTTTG GCGGCGAATCGTTTTATGGATATGGGACGTGAGTCAG GAGTTGAAAAAACAACTGGGCCTGCAACTCCGGCTGGTGATTTTGGAATTACTCCTGAACAGCTTGTGATAATGTCAAAGGATCACAACAGTGGTGCCCTGGAGCAATATGGAGGG ACTCAAGGATTGGCCAATTTGCTCAAGACAAATCCAGAGAAAGGTATCAGTggcgatgatgatgacttgCTAAAGCGCAAGACCATTTATGGATCAAACACATATCCTCGCAAGAAAGGGAAAGGGTTTCTG AGGTTTCTTTGGGATGCTTGCCATGATCTCACCTTGATCATTTTAATGGTTGCTGCTGTAGCGTCTTTAGCACTTGGGATAAAAACAGAG GGTATCAAAGAAGGATGGTATGATGGAGGAAGCATTGCATTTGCTGTGATTCTTGTGATTGTTGTGACGG CTGTCAGTGACTACAAACAGTCGCTCCAGTTTCAAAACTTGAAtgatgaaaagagaaacatacaTCTGGAG GTGTTAAGAGGTGGAAGACGAGTGGAGATTTCGATCTATGACATAGTGGTGGGTGATGTCATTCCTCTCAACATTGGCAATCAG GTTCCTGCTGATGGAGTACTGATATCTGGCCACTCTCTCGCCCTTGATGAATCTAGCATGACTGGAGAGAGCaaaatt GTTAACAAAGACGCTAACAAGGACCCATTCTTAATGTCTGGCTGTAAAGTGGCAGATGGAAATGGTTCTATGCTG GTTACTGGTGTTGGAGTCAACACTGAATGGGGATTGCTGATGGCCAGTATTTCTGAAGACAATGGTGAAGAAACTCCCTTGCAG GTGCGCTTAAATGGGGTAGCTACTTTTATTGGTTCAATTGGCTTAGCGGTGGCTGCTGCTGTGCTAGTGATTCTTCTGACTCG ATATTTCACTGGTCACACTAAAGACAATAATGGAGGTCCTCAATTCGTTAAAGGCAAGACAAAAGTCGGTCATGTTATTGATGATGTGGTCAAAGTCCTTACCGTAGCG GTTACAATTGTCGTAGTGGCAGTGCCTGAGGGTCTTCCTTTGGCTGTTACTTTAAC CCTTGCCTATTCAATGAGGAAAATGATGGCAGATAAGGCTTTG GTGCGGAGGCTATCTGCTTGCGAGACAATGGGCTCTGCCACCACTATTTGCAGCGATAAAACTGGAACACTAACTCTGAATCAG atgACTGTGGTTGAGTCTTATGCTGGGGGCAAGAAAACAGATACTGAACAATTGCCAGCAACTATCACTTCGCTAGTAGTTGAAGGAATATCTCAAAACACAACTGGTAGTATTTTTGTCCCAGAG GGTGGAGGTGATTTAGAGTACTCTGGTTCACCAACAGAAAAGGCCATTCTTGGCTGGGGAGTTAAG cTGGGAATGAATTTCGAGACAGCCCGATCGCAGTCTTCTATTCTTCATGCTTTTCCATTTAACTCAGAGAAGAAACGTGGTGGTGTTGCTGTAAAAACG GCTGATGGTGAAGTTCATGTTCACTGGAAAGGAGCTTCTGAAATTGTCCTGGCATCATGCCGAAGCTACATCGATGAGGATGGTAATGTGGCACCAATGACTGACGACAAG GCATCGTTTTTCAAGAATGGCATTAATGATATGGCTGGAAGAACCTTACGATGTGTTGCACTCGCCTTTAGAACCTATGAGGCTGAAAAGGTCCCAACAGGCGAAGAGCTCTCAAAGTGGGTACTCCCAGAGGATGATCTTATATTATTAGCTATAGTGGGCATAAAG GATCCATGTAGACCAGGAGTCAAAGATTCAGTTGTGTTGTGTCAAAATGCTGGTGTCAAG GTCCGTATGGTTACTGGTGACAACGTCCAAACTGCCAGGGCTATTGCCTTGGAATGTGGAATACTAAGTTCAGATGCAGATCTCTCCGAGCCTACTCTCATTGAAGGAAAATCATTCCGTGAGATGACTGATGCAGAAAGGGACAAGATTAGTGACAAAATATCG GTTATGGGCCGATCATCTCCCAATGACAAACTTCTGCTGGTACAATCTCTGAGACGACAAGGGCATGTTGTTGCTGTCACCGGGGATGGGACAAATGATGCTCCTGCATTGCACGAG GCAGATATTGGTCTTGCTATGGGAATAGCAGGAACAGAAGTGGCTAAGGAGAGTTCGGACATCATCATCTTGGATGACAACTTTGCTTCAGTTGTCAAG gtTGTTCGATGGGGGCGATCAGTGTATGCCAACATTCAGAAGTTCATCCAATTTCAGCTCACAGTCAATGTCGCCGCTCTCGTAATTAATGTTGTAGCTGCTATTTCGAGTGGTGACGTTCCACTTACCGCTGTGCAG CTTCTCTGGGTTAATCTGATAATGGACACTCTTGGAGCATTGGCTTTGGCTACTGAACCACCCACTGATCACCTCATGGGGAGGCCTCCAGTTGGCAGAAA AGAACCTCTTATTACCAACATCATGTGGAGAAACTTGCTGATCCAG GCTATTTATCAAGTGAGTGTATTGTTAACACTCAATTTCCGAGGCATAAGCATACTTGGCCTGGAGCATGAAGTGCATGAACACGCCACTAGAGTGAAGAACACAATAATCTTCAACGCCTTTGTTCTCTGCCAA GCTTTCAATGAGTTCAATGCTCGTAAACCAGATGAGAAGAACATCTTCAAAGGTGTGATCAAGAATCGTCTCTTTATGGGAATAATAGTCATAACTCTTGTGCTCCAG GTTATCATTGTTGAGTTCCTTGGTAAATTCGCTTCCACGACGAAACTAAACTGGAAGCAATGGCTTATCTGTGTTGGCATCGGTGTTATCAG TTGGCCTCTTGCTTTGGTCGGGAAATTCATTCCGGTGCCTGCAGCTCCTATAAGCAACAAATTGAAAGTACTAAAATTCTGGggcaagaagaaaaattcttCTGGAGAAG gTTCACTCTGA
- a CDS encoding nucleolar/coiled-body phosphoprotein (FUNCTIONS IN: molecular_function unknown; INVOLVED IN: biological_process unknown; LOCATED IN: nucleolus; EXPRESSED IN: 21 plant structures; EXPRESSED DURING: 13 growth stages; CONTAINS InterPro DOMAIN/s: LisH dimerisation motif (InterPro:IPR006594), SRP40, C-terminal (InterPro:IPR007718); Has 101969 Blast hits to 55488 proteins in 2506 species: Archae - 424; Bacteria - 13843; Metazoa - 37674; Fungi - 9726; Plants - 4941; Viruses - 569; Other Eukaryotes - 34792 (source: NCBI BLink).) → MGNESKTSALESEQKALLLRSVAQYLERCGFSKCFKKLLSEAEIEKKELNTSLPDLEEIFSEFLNKRDHEAAANGNTEANVVEAVENVKKDKKKKKNKETKVEVTEEEKVKETDAVIEDGVKEKKKKKETKVKVTEEEKVKETDAVIEDGVKEKKKKKSKSKSVEADDDKEKVSKKRKRSEPEETKEETEDDDEESKRRKKEENVVENDEGVQETPVKETETKENGNAEKSETKSTNQKSGKGLSNSKEPKKPFQRVNVDEIVYTENSNSYYSKGGAEIGYGLKAQEVLGQVRGRDFRHEKTKKKRGSYRGGLIDQESHSTKFNNSDDEE, encoded by the exons ATGGGCAACGAGAGCAAAACCTCGGCTTTGGAATCGGAGCAGAAggctcttcttctccgttcGGTAGCTCAATACTTGGAACGATGTGGTTTTTCCAAATGCTTCAAGAAATTGCTCTCCGAAGCTGAAATCGAG AAGAAGGAATTGAACACTAGTTTACCTGATTTAGAGGAAATTTTCAGCGAGTTTTTGAACAAGAG AGATCATGAAGCTGCAGCTAATGGAAATACCGAGGCGAATGTAGTGGAAGCTGTAGAGAATGTAAAgaaggataagaagaagaagaagaacaaggaaaCAAAGGTGGAGGTAACTGAGGAAGAGAAGGTCAAAGAGACTGATGCTGTGATTGAAGATGGAgttaaggagaagaagaagaagaaggaaactaAGGTGAAAGTAACCGAGGAGGAGAAGGTCAAAGAGACTGATGCTGTGATTGAAGATGGAGttaaggagaaaaagaagaagaagagcaagtCGAAATCTGTTGAGgctgatgatgataaggagaaagtttcaaagaaaaggaaaagatcaGAGCCTGAAGAGACTAAAGAAGAGactgaggatgatgatgaagaatcaaaacgtaggaagaaggaagagaatgtAGTTGAAAACGATGAGGGTGTTCAAGAGACACCTGTTAAGGAGACTGAAACTAAGGAAAACGGAAATGCTGAGAAAAGTGAGACAAAGTCAACAAATCAGAAGTCAGGAAAAGGGCTTTCTAACTCAAAAGAG CCGAAGAAACCGTTTCAGAGGGTGAACGTTGACGAAATTGTGTACACTGAGAATAGCAACTCGTACTATTCAAAG GGTGGTGCTGAAATTGGCTATGGTCTTAAAGCTCAAGAGGTTCTCGGGCAAGTGAGAGGAAG ggATTTCCGACatgagaagacgaagaagaaacgaGGAAGCTACAGAGGAGGATTGATCGATCAAGAGTCACATTCGACTAAGTTTAATAACTCAGACGACGAAGAATGA
- a CDS encoding nucleolar/coiled-body phosphoprotein, translating to MGNESKTSALESEQKALLLRSVAQYLERCGFSKCFKKLLSEAEIEKKELNTSLPDLEEIFSEFLNKRDHEAAANGNTEANVVEAVENVKKDKKKKKNKETKVEVTEEEKVKETDAVIEDGVKEKKKKKSKSKSVEADDDKEKVSKKRKRSEPEETKEETEDDDEESKRRKKEENVVENDEGVQETPVKETETKENGNAEKSETKSTNQKSGKGLSNSKEPKKPFQRVNVDEIVYTENSNSYYSKGGAEIGYGLKAQEVLGQVRGRDFRHEKTKKKRGSYRGGLIDQESHSTKFNNSDDEE from the exons ATGGGCAACGAGAGCAAAACCTCGGCTTTGGAATCGGAGCAGAAggctcttcttctccgttcGGTAGCTCAATACTTGGAACGATGTGGTTTTTCCAAATGCTTCAAGAAATTGCTCTCCGAAGCTGAAATCGAG AAGAAGGAATTGAACACTAGTTTACCTGATTTAGAGGAAATTTTCAGCGAGTTTTTGAACAAGAG AGATCATGAAGCTGCAGCTAATGGAAATACCGAGGCGAATGTAGTGGAAGCTGTAGAGAATGTAAAgaaggataagaagaagaagaagaacaaggaaaCAAAGGTGGAGGTAACTGAGGAAGAGAAG GTCAAAGAGACTGATGCTGTGATTGAAGATGGAGttaaggagaaaaagaagaagaagagcaagtCGAAATCTGTTGAGgctgatgatgataaggagaaagtttcaaagaaaaggaaaagatcaGAGCCTGAAGAGACTAAAGAAGAGactgaggatgatgatgaagaatcaaaacgtaggaagaaggaagagaatgtAGTTGAAAACGATGAGGGTGTTCAAGAGACACCTGTTAAGGAGACTGAAACTAAGGAAAACGGAAATGCTGAGAAAAGTGAGACAAAGTCAACAAATCAGAAGTCAGGAAAAGGGCTTTCTAACTCAAAAGAG CCGAAGAAACCGTTTCAGAGGGTGAACGTTGACGAAATTGTGTACACTGAGAATAGCAACTCGTACTATTCAAAG GGTGGTGCTGAAATTGGCTATGGTCTTAAAGCTCAAGAGGTTCTCGGGCAAGTGAGAGGAAG ggATTTCCGACatgagaagacgaagaagaaacgaGGAAGCTACAGAGGAGGATTGATCGATCAAGAGTCACATTCGACTAAGTTTAATAACTCAGACGACGAAGAATGA